TGATCGGCATGGGCGCCACGGTGCTCAACGGGGCGGTGATCGGCGCGGGCTCGCTGGTCGCCGCGCAGGCGCTGGTCCCGCAGGGGACGCGGGTGCCGCCGGGGTCGCTGGTGGCGGGGGTGCCGGCGAAGGTCAAGCGGGCGTTGACGGAGGAGGAGCGGGAGGTGGTGACGCTCAACGCGACGATGTATGTGGACCTGGCGAAGGCCCACGGTGAGGTGAGGTGACGGAGGCCACGCGTCCCTCAGGGGGCGCGCTCGTCAGTCGGTCGCCGGGACCGGTTCCGGCTCCTTGGCCGTTTCGGACTTCTGGGCGGTCGCCTTCGCCGCGCGCCGCTTGACGATCAGCATGGAGGCGACGCCGACCAGGGCCGCGGCGACCAGGCCCAGGTAGGAGAACCGCTTGAGCCAGTCCTCGGCGACCACGCCCACGTAGTAGATGACCGCGGTCGTGCCGCCCGCCCAGATCACCCCGCCCAGCAGGTTGGCGATCAGGAACTTCCAGTAGGGCATGTGCAGCACGCCGGCCAGCGGACCCGCGAAGATGCGCAGCAGGGCGATGAACCGGCCGAAGAAGACAGCCCACATGCCCCACTTCTCGAACGACCGTTCCGCCGTGGCGACATGCCCCTCGCCGAAGTGCCTGGGGAACTTCTTCCCCAGCCAGGCCAGCAGTGGCCGTCCGCCCTTGCGGCCGATCGCGTACCCGATGGAGTCGCCCACGACGGCGCCGGTGGTCGCGCAGGCGCCGAGGATCACGGGGTTGATCTCGCCGTGCTGGGAGGAGAGCAGCGCCGCCGAGACGAGGACGATCTCGCCGGGCAGCGGAATGCCGAGGCTCTCCAGGCCGATGACCAGGGCCACCAGCGCGTAGATACTGACCGCCGGCACCGTCTCGAGCCATTCCTGGACGTGCACGCCGGATCCTCCCGTGTTTCCAGTCCCCTGAAGCCGCGCCTCACCGCATCCGGCGGCCCGGCGCGCGCCTCCCCCTGCCGCTCCACGAGCGCACGTGGTAAGCCTACCGGTTCGGCGTTCGAGTCGTCCGCCGCGGCCGGACGCCCGGAGCCGGCGCGGCGCCCGGCGGCGCTCACGCGCCCCCGCGCGCGCCGATGACACCCTGCGCCCGTCCCGTCCGTCAAACGGAGGGCGCCAAGTCCCCTCGTATGTAGGCCCGTTGGGCCCCGACGGGCGGGGAAGGGATCACCCCGGCCGGGACCGGCGCGCCACGCCGGTCCGGTGCCGTACCTGGCCGCACCTGGCCGTTCGTGGTCGTACTCCGTCGGAAGGAACCGTTGTCATGCGCCGGCACACGTCGAGGAAGTGGTCGCGTCTCCTGGTGGCCGGGGTGGGTGCCGCGCTGGCACTCGGCGTTCCCGGAGCCGCCGGGGGTGTCGCGGCCGCCTCCGCGGCGGAGAACGAGACGGCCGGAGCGCGGGCGGCGCACGGCGTGGCGGCCGCCGCTCACCGGATCGATCCGCACGCCTATCCGTGGCGGGGCGACGGGAGGACGTGGGAGGCCGACGGGCACGGTTACTTCGTGCGCTCGTGCGCGTCCTTCGCGGCCTGGGCGGTCCGGGCCGACGGCCGCCCCCGGCACCACTCCCCCGACTTCCTCGGCGACGCCCGCGCCTGGCGGGGCGCCGCCACGGTCCGGACCCCGCGCGCGGGGGACATCGCGCAGTGGGACCCGGGGGTGGGCGGCGCGGGACACCGGGGGCATGTGGCGTATGTCGCCGCCACCCGCGGCACGCGGGTCACCCTCTACGAGTACAACTTCCGCAGCGCCGCCAACGGCCACCGTCCGCGCGCCCTGAACGTCCGTACCGTCCCGGCCGGGAACCCCAGCCGCTACCTGCGGTTCTGAGCCGCCCGGGACGGAGGGTCAGCCGTTGGGACGCAGGGTCCACACCACCGTCATCTCGCCGGTGACGGCGCCGTCCGCGCGCCGCAGCGCGACGGAGACCGGGAACTCGGGACGGCGGCCGGCGTCGAGCTCCGCGACGACCTCGGCCGCGGGCCGGCCGAGCGTCGCGGTGGCGGTGACCTCGCCCATCGCCAGCTTGCGGTAGGCGATCTCGGCGCCGACGGCGAGCGGCACGGCGCGCGAGAGCTGGTCCCCGAACGCGGCCAGCACGACCGCCCCGCTCGCCGACTCGCCCAGCGTGAACATGGCTCCGGCGTGCGGACCGCCGACGTGGTTGTGGTACTCGCTCTGGTCCGGGAGGGCCACCACCGCCTTCTCGGGGGAGGTCTCCAGGAACTCCAGCCGGAGGGTCCTGGCCATCGGCACGGTCGCGGCGAGCATCTCGCCGACAGACATCTGGTCTGCGCTCATGCCGTCACGTT
The DNA window shown above is from Streptomyces sp. NBC_00670 and carries:
- a CDS encoding DedA family protein, which gives rise to MHVQEWLETVPAVSIYALVALVIGLESLGIPLPGEIVLVSAALLSSQHGEINPVILGACATTGAVVGDSIGYAIGRKGGRPLLAWLGKKFPRHFGEGHVATAERSFEKWGMWAVFFGRFIALLRIFAGPLAGVLHMPYWKFLIANLLGGVIWAGGTTAVIYYVGVVAEDWLKRFSYLGLVAAALVGVASMLIVKRRAAKATAQKSETAKEPEPVPATD
- a CDS encoding DUF4442 domain-containing protein, with amino-acid sequence MSVGEMLAATVPMARTLRLEFLETSPEKAVVALPDQSEYHNHVGGPHAGAMFTLGESASGAVVLAAFGDQLSRAVPLAVGAEIAYRKLAMGEVTATATLGRPAAEVVAELDAGRRPEFPVSVALRRADGAVTGEMTVVWTLRPNG
- a CDS encoding CHAP domain-containing protein, producing the protein MRRHTSRKWSRLLVAGVGAALALGVPGAAGGVAAASAAENETAGARAAHGVAAAAHRIDPHAYPWRGDGRTWEADGHGYFVRSCASFAAWAVRADGRPRHHSPDFLGDARAWRGAATVRTPRAGDIAQWDPGVGGAGHRGHVAYVAATRGTRVTLYEYNFRSAANGHRPRALNVRTVPAGNPSRYLRF